The following nucleotide sequence is from Barnesiella viscericola DSM 18177.
TTTTTTGAAGATATTCCACAAGCATTTGGTTATCGAGATAGCGAACTTAATGGGAATAATGATGTACTTGATAATTATATTACACTAATAAAAGGTGCTGTTAGGGAATTAAATACTTGCTATGATATGTTGATTGATCGAATTGAGCGACATATTATTGAACAAGTATCTTTACCTGAGACTTACGAAGAATATAAGCCAGCTATAGAAGAACGCTATGCTGGGGTGAAGAAGCATTTGCTGACAACAAAATGTAGAACTTTTCTCGAACGTTTACTCGCTCCATCTACCACCAAGAGAGAGTTTATTGAAAAAATTTCAAATGTGGTTATAGATAAACGACTTGTTCAAATTAAAGATAAAGAAGAAGAATACTTATTGGACAACATTGTGTTCTTGTTTCACGAACTCGATCAGTTTGTATCTATTTCTGCTTTGGATAATGGCAAAGATGAAGTTTATAATATAGATCTGGCATCAAATCAGAATGTCGCGTCACATTTCAAAACATACATATTGCCGGACTCTAAAAAAAGTAAAGCGGATCAGATTATTGAAAAGATAACCAAAAATCTTTCGGGGGATGCCGATTTGGATATTTGTGTGTTATTAAAATTATTAAATAAGCGATTAAGTTAATGAAAGTAAGGCATATATTAGGTATATCTGGAGGAAAAGATAGTGCGGCTCTAGCTATTTATATGAAAGATAAGTATCCAGATCTGAAGATTGAGTATTATAATTCCGACACTGGTTGTGAGCTTGAAGAGACCGAAATACTAATCGATCGTCTTGAATCGTACCTTGGGGGAATTACTCGCCTTCGTGCGGCCGCTGGTAGTACAGAACCGACTCCATTTGAACATTTCTTGAAAGCATGTGGTAATTTCCTTCCTTCGCCACAAGCAAGGTGGTGTACGCAAAAGATGAAACTTCAGGAAATGGAAAAATTTGTTGGGGATGAGCCAGCCATTTCTTATGTAGGAATACGTGGAGACGAAGAACGAGATGGATACATTTCCACAAAACCAAATATTCAAGCAATATTTCCATTCAGACGTAATATCTGGAGTCTAGATGTAATTAATCTATTCTTCAACAAAGAAAATATATCCAAAGTTGTTGAGATTTATAGAAATGTCTGCCCTGATATTCACGACCTTGACGAAGCCATCAGAATTTTAGAGACACCTCTAACTAAAAAATTCTATTATAGTAAGAAACTCAATGCATTGCTTGATTTGGATGTCAAAGTATTCAATAAGGCCGTCTTTGAATTTCTTAAAACAACATCTCTACCTGTAGGGCAATTAGACAAATTTCCACTAGTAGATAACGATGATATTATAATAAAAGACGATGTTTTCTCAATCCTAGAAAACAGTGGTGTTGGCGTGCCTGGATATTATAAACCTATTGAGTTCGAGGTGGATGGACAAATTGGCACTTATAACCGTAGTCGTTCTGGTTGTTACTTTTGTTTTTTCCAGCAAAAGATAGAATGGGTATGGCTCTATGAACAGCATAGAGATTTATATATGAAAGCCATGGAATTTGAAAAAGACGGTTATACCTGGAACCAATCTGAGAGTCTAGCTGAATTATGTCGTCCAGAAAGAATACGCCAAATTAAACTGGAAGCTATAAGAAAACAGCAGGCACAAAAGAAGCAAGGAGATGGCACTCTCCTTAGTCAAATAGATGATAATGACGAAATTCTTTGTATGAATTGTTTTATATAAAAGGAATATGCTAAAAAACGATGTAAAATGGCCGAATAGTAGGCGATACAAATCGCATGGAGAGTGGGAACCTATAGGTTTCTTCTCCAATTGTTTGTGCAATGCTACAAGGTTTGACTTAAAACTCGGCTTTTTCTCATCATCTGCTATAAATATTCTATCCGACGGTTTTGCCACTTTTCTATACAATGGTGGACGAATGCGTTTAATAATTAACGATATTCTTTCTGAACAAGATAAATATGCTTTACTGCAAGCTAAAAATGAGCATTATATTATCCCGGCATTACCGTTAACAGATCTTGTATCTCTCAAAGAAATTTTATCAGAAAGAGGAAGACATTTCTTTGATTGTATTGCGTGGTTGATTAAAAATGAGCGCATACAAATAAAAATCATATCACCCAAAGGGAGCAATGGAATATCTCACACAAAATGTGGACTGTTTGCTGATGCAACAAATAAAGTTGCTTTTGATGGCAGCTGTAACTTTTCACGGACAGCGCTTATCGAGAATTGTGAAAGCATTACAGCCTTTTGTGATTGGGATTCACCTTCTGATAAATTTAAGGTAGAGGATGTCGAAGATGACTTTCTACAAACATTTCTTGAAAAGGACGATACAGTTGAGTATCTTGATGCCACAGAAATACGAACTAATATTTTATCTGCATTTCCAGATAAAGAACTCAATGACTTGCTTAAAGACGAAGCGAAACTGCTTTCTGACCAATCAATTTCAAATCTCCCCTTGTCTGTACAAAGGGCTTTACAACGTGCTAAAAACAAAGTAAATAATGTTATTAAACACATTGAAGATGAACGTATAAAGGCTTATACGGAAAAGACAGAGCCTCATTTCCCATATTCTTCAGGTCCTCGTGACTATCAAGTGCAAGCTTTCGAAAATTGGAAAAACAATAAGCAAAAAGGTCTATTTGCGATGGCTACAGGAACTGGCAAAACACTAACATCACTAAATTGCTTGTTGCAGATTTATAACAAGTCAGGGTATTATAAGGCTATAATACTTGTGCCAACTATAACACTTGTTGAACAATGGGAAGTGGAATGTCGTAAGTTCTATTTCAATAACATTGTAAAAGTATGTTCTAAATATCCATCATGGCAGTCTGAAATTGACCGCATAAAACTTAAAGAAACTATTGATCCAGATAATGCATCATATGTAATTATATCTACATATGCATCATTCGTAAGAGATAAAGTATTCAAAGAATTCGCTACATTACCTAAAAAGCGATTATTATTAATTGCTGATGAAGCACACAATATGGGATCTGGACGAATACTAGATAAACTTGATGGGATTCCCTTCCTGCGCAGAATTGGACTGTCCGCAACGCCAGAACGGCAGTTCGACGATGCGGGAACGGCACGCTTATATGAATTCTTTGGAGCGAGTGACAAATTCACATTTGAATATACAATGCAAGAGGCTATAGATAATGGGTTCTTATGCCGATACTACTATTATCCCCATATTGTCCGTTTGACTGATGCGGAAATGGCTGAATATATGAAGATTTCTTTGAAACTTGCAAAAATGTATAATAACAGCCGGAAAGACTTCAAAAAAAGTGATGATATTTTGAAGATATTATTGCTAAAACGGAAACACATAATCCATAAGGCAATAAATAAGGAAAAAGTATTTCGTTCAATTATACATGACCGTTTTGTAGAAAAAGGCGACTTGAAGTACACATTGGTTTATGTTCCCGAAGGGAATAGGCCAGACGATAATAATTCCGATATATATGATGACATAGATATAGTACAAGATGATGATTTTTCAAATCACATTATTGATAAATTTACTCGTATTGTGCAAGAAGTAAGTCCAACTACAACTGTCAAGAAGTTTACATCGGACTCGACAAACAGAGATGAAATTTTAACTGCTTTCGCGAATGGAGATTTAGAGGTTCTAACATCTATGAAGTGCTTGGATGAAGGTGTAGATATACCAAGGAGTGAACTTGCAATTTTCTGTGCAAGTACGGGAAATCCTCGTCAATTTATTCAAAGGCGTGGCAGAATACTACGTACACATAAAGATAAAAAATTTGCTTATATTCATGATTTAGTGGTTGTTCCAGAAGTCAGTTCTGCCGCCGAATCATTTAATATGGAACGCAACCTCTTAGCCGGAGAAATAAGACGAGTAAAAGACTTTGCACTCCTTAGTGAAAATGCATATAGTTCTGTACAAGAGTTGGACGATATCCTTGAATATTATAATCTTTCAATTTTTTAGATATGGCATATATTACAAATCAAGACAAGATGATGGTCGCTGTTCTTATGGATGAGCAGCTGATGAAGTATGGAGGTTATACTCTATCTGAAATCCCTGAGAACATCTATACGGCCATGGATTCAGACAACTATGTGATAAATTCTGTCGCTACCATCATTCATCATTATAAAGAGGGGGCGACAAATAAAGAAATATACAATCAAATAAATCAGTATCTTCAGACTAAGGTATGATAATCAAAGAATTAACTATAAAGAACTTCCGCAGTTATTACGGCGAAAGTATATTTGAATTTTCCGATGGTCTTACTCTGATTATCGGAGATAATGGTGATGGAAAGAGTACGTTTTTTGAAGCTATAAAATGGCTACTTGACACATCCAAAGAAAACGCTTCATTAGACAATGTTTCTGAGATGCGCAAATCTAAAATGGAGGTAGGAGACTCAGACACTCTTAGTGTATCAATGGTATTTGAGCATAATGGAGAAAAAAGCGTAGAAAAATCTTTTTTGTTCGAAAGAACTGAAAATGGTTTTCGAACTTCTAACTTCAGTTTCAGAGGATTTGAGACTAATGGAATTGAACGAGAGCAAGTAAGTGGTAAATTACTTATGGACAGATGCTTTGATGCATTCATACAAAGATTTAGTATGTTCAAAGGAGAATCCACGCTTAATGTGTTTGACAATCCTACAGCGCTAAAGGAACTTGTTGACAAATATTCAGATGTACGTAAATTTGATGAACTTGTTGACTTGTCAGAATATTTAGATGAACTATCTAGAAAACAATACGATAAAGAATCAAAGTCTGATAAGAAAATTGCAGAAGAATCAAAGAGACTTCAAGTAGAAATTAGTAGACTTGCTGGTGAAATTTCAGAAAAGAAGAGAGATATTCGAGAGAAAGAAAGTGCCATATCCATTTACTCTACAAGGCTATCAGAACTGGAAGAACATCAAGAAGCCTCTGAAAAGTACAAGACAATATCTGAACGTGAAAAAAATAAAGAAACAGAACTTAATAGGCACAGAGGTTTGCTTGCCAGCGTAAATTTGAATACAAGTCTGTTGGATAAAATGTGGATTCTATGTCTGTTCCCTAATATACTTAAGGAATTTAAAGAGAAAAGCTCTATGCTCTCCAAGGAAAAGAGAAAGCAAGAGAAAGATTTCATAGAAATACGAGCCAAAGAACTCGGGCGACTTGAAGTTCAAAAAGAAATATTGGGAACACTCACAAACGGAGCAACCGCATTACCTTGGTATCTCCCGGATCAAGAAACTATGGAGGAGATGATACATGATGAAGTATGCAAGGTTTGTGGTCGTCCAGCACATAAGGGAAGTCCCGAATATGATTTTATGGTCAACAAACTTAATGAGTTCAAACGACATCTTGAACAAAAGGCAAAAGATGAAGAGGAGAAGAAAAAGATTGAACAAAAACAATTGTTTTGCAATTCTTATATAGAAGAAATTCACAATATGAGTATATCGTTAGGAGGAACTAACGAACAAAGGATTGTAGGTATTGCCAATGAAATTAAAGAACGGCTAGAACTCAATGAAACTATTTCTGCAAAAATCAAGAAACTGGAAGAGGATGTTCAAGAGGTTAAGGACGAAAAAGCCCGTTTGCTGATACAGGCAGGAAATGTTTCAGAAGCTGTACTTGAAAAAGATTTTAAAGATATAAAGGGACTGTTTGAGCAAAAAGAACGCGCAGGTAATCGCCTTGTTCAGCTTAAACAGGAACTTGAGGGCTTGGAAAAGCAGTATGAGGAAGTCAACAATAAATATGAAGAACTTGATCCTGGGAATAGTATGGTTCGTGTATGTCGTGACG
It contains:
- a CDS encoding AAA family ATPase; this translates as MIIKELTIKNFRSYYGESIFEFSDGLTLIIGDNGDGKSTFFEAIKWLLDTSKENASLDNVSEMRKSKMEVGDSDTLSVSMVFEHNGEKSVEKSFLFERTENGFRTSNFSFRGFETNGIEREQVSGKLLMDRCFDAFIQRFSMFKGESTLNVFDNPTALKELVDKYSDVRKFDELVDLSEYLDELSRKQYDKESKSDKKIAEESKRLQVEISRLAGEISEKKRDIREKESAISIYSTRLSELEEHQEASEKYKTISEREKNKETELNRHRGLLASVNLNTSLLDKMWILCLFPNILKEFKEKSSMLSKEKRKQEKDFIEIRAKELGRLEVQKEILGTLTNGATALPWYLPDQETMEEMIHDEVCKVCGRPAHKGSPEYDFMVNKLNEFKRHLEQKAKDEEEKKKIEQKQLFCNSYIEEIHNMSISLGGTNEQRIVGIANEIKERLELNETISAKIKKLEEDVQEVKDEKARLLIQAGNVSEAVLEKDFKDIKGLFEQKERAGNRLVQLKQELEGLEKQYEEVNNKYEELDPGNSMVRVCRDVNRTLKAIAIAFRNAKELNLNQFLHELEDRANVYMEKLSAKDFHGLVRLIKMADGNTVIKLYSSNKTEIKNPSGSQETIKYISVLFAISDFTHQKRDEDYPLIFDAATSSFGEAKEQDFYNVIDNIKKQCIIVTKDFISDGEIRQDDINKLSCSVYRIKKAENFNASDLSTIRTKVTKIR
- a CDS encoding DEAD/DEAH box helicase family protein produces the protein MLKNDVKWPNSRRYKSHGEWEPIGFFSNCLCNATRFDLKLGFFSSSAINILSDGFATFLYNGGRMRLIINDILSEQDKYALLQAKNEHYIIPALPLTDLVSLKEILSERGRHFFDCIAWLIKNERIQIKIISPKGSNGISHTKCGLFADATNKVAFDGSCNFSRTALIENCESITAFCDWDSPSDKFKVEDVEDDFLQTFLEKDDTVEYLDATEIRTNILSAFPDKELNDLLKDEAKLLSDQSISNLPLSVQRALQRAKNKVNNVIKHIEDERIKAYTEKTEPHFPYSSGPRDYQVQAFENWKNNKQKGLFAMATGTGKTLTSLNCLLQIYNKSGYYKAIILVPTITLVEQWEVECRKFYFNNIVKVCSKYPSWQSEIDRIKLKETIDPDNASYVIISTYASFVRDKVFKEFATLPKKRLLLIADEAHNMGSGRILDKLDGIPFLRRIGLSATPERQFDDAGTARLYEFFGASDKFTFEYTMQEAIDNGFLCRYYYYPHIVRLTDAEMAEYMKISLKLAKMYNNSRKDFKKSDDILKILLLKRKHIIHKAINKEKVFRSIIHDRFVEKGDLKYTLVYVPEGNRPDDNNSDIYDDIDIVQDDDFSNHIIDKFTRIVQEVSPTTTVKKFTSDSTNRDEILTAFANGDLEVLTSMKCLDEGVDIPRSELAIFCASTGNPRQFIQRRGRILRTHKDKKFAYIHDLVVVPEVSSAAESFNMERNLLAGEIRRVKDFALLSENAYSSVQELDDILEYYNLSIF
- a CDS encoding adenine nucleotide alpha hydrolase family protein codes for the protein MKVRHILGISGGKDSAALAIYMKDKYPDLKIEYYNSDTGCELEETEILIDRLESYLGGITRLRAAAGSTEPTPFEHFLKACGNFLPSPQARWCTQKMKLQEMEKFVGDEPAISYVGIRGDEERDGYISTKPNIQAIFPFRRNIWSLDVINLFFNKENISKVVEIYRNVCPDIHDLDEAIRILETPLTKKFYYSKKLNALLDLDVKVFNKAVFEFLKTTSLPVGQLDKFPLVDNDDIIIKDDVFSILENSGVGVPGYYKPIEFEVDGQIGTYNRSRSGCYFCFFQQKIEWVWLYEQHRDLYMKAMEFEKDGYTWNQSESLAELCRPERIRQIKLEAIRKQQAQKKQGDGTLLSQIDDNDEILCMNCFI